A region from the Acipenser ruthenus chromosome 13, fAciRut3.2 maternal haplotype, whole genome shotgun sequence genome encodes:
- the LOC117417875 gene encoding serine/threonine/tyrosine-interacting-like protein 1 isoform X1: MLYCALGCRAGRCRTVPLNVSRHAWEPQHGIPYRLSNGTNKGSDYQSGTKPVVSIVTPLSQGSAVQNDTAVLVPSVPERPVVRGGYVTAQQVYNFLNAEAGEPALHNPDYILILDCRSTERYKQSHMVTARVSLTVLHPELGCLITRSQLQEYSIILLYGEEGDRADEGFTPALQRIPVAYHGGSRESAGDTPTLQRCFFQLSSLGMDPVVLQGGYAAFSRLYPFLCTPTMILLESERLALTIYPSEILEGALYQGSARQASDYRIIKNLHITHVLNATAECPDAFPSTLRYLHLRLNDDTHQDVAESFPAATRFITQALRAEGGRVLVHCSLGRSRSSALTLAFLMEHRQWTLRHAYQWLKERRACAAPNDGFLRQLLTYEERLFGKKLTDLQDIRV, translated from the exons ATGCTTTATTGTGCATTGGGATGCAGAGCTGGGAGGTGTCGGACTGTGCCCCTGAATGTATCCCGACACGCCTGGGAACCCCAACACGGCATCCCCTACAGACTCTCCAACGGCACCAACAAGGGCTCGGACTACCAGAGTGGGACGAAGCCTGTGGTCTCCATAGTAACACCGCTCTCACAAG GGAGTGCTGTGCAGAACGACACTGCCGTGCTGGTCCCCTCAGTGCCCGAGAGGCCGGTGGTCCGGGGGGGCTACGTCACAGCCCAGCAGGTCTACAACTTCCTGAACGCTGAGGCTGGAGAGCCAGCCCTGCACAACCCAGACTACATCCTGATTCTGGACTGCCGCAGCACTGAGCG GTACAAGCAGTCGCACATGGTGACAGCGCGAGTGAGCCTGACAGTGCTGCATCCGGAGCTGGGCTGCCTGATCACCAGGAGCCAGCTGCAGGAGTACTCCATCATCCTGCTGTACGGGGAGGAGGGGGACAGAGCAGATGAGGGCTTCACCCCAGCCTTACAGAGGATCCCTGTGGCGTACCATG gtggCAGCAGAGAGTCTGCGGGGGACACACCCACTCTGCAGCGCTGTTTCTTCCAGCTCAGCTCTCTGGGGATGGACCCTGTGGTCCTCCAGGGGGGTTACGCAGCGTTCTCCCGCCTCTACCCTTTCCTGTGCACCCCCACGATGATCCTGCTAGAGTCCGAGCGCCTGGCCCTCACCATCTACCCCTCGGAGATCCTGGAGGGGGCGCTGTACCAGGGCTCGGCCAGGCAGGCGTCGGACTACCGCATCATCAAGAACCTGCACATCACCCACGTGCTGAACGCCACGGCTGAGTGCCCCGACGCCTTCCCCAGCACGCTGCGCTACCTCCACCTGCGGCTGAACGACGACACACACCAGGACGTGGCCGAGAGCTTCCCTGCTGCCACACGCTTCATCACCCAGGCACTGCGGGCCGAGGGGGGACGGGTCCTGGTGCACTGTAGCCTGGGGCGCAGCCGCAGCTCCGCCCTCACCCTGGCCTTCCTCATGGAGCACCGCCAGTGGACCCTGCGGCATGCCTACCAGTGGCTGAAGGAGCGCCGGGCCTGTGCTGCCCCCAACGACGGCTTCCTGAGGCAGCTCCTCACCTATGAGGAGAGGCTCTTTGGGAAGAAGCTCACCGACCTACAGGACATTCGGGTCTAG
- the LOC117417875 gene encoding serine/threonine/tyrosine-interacting-like protein 1 isoform X2, with the protein MGIGSSRAGRCRTVPLNVSRHAWEPQHGIPYRLSNGTNKGSDYQSGTKPVVSIVTPLSQGSAVQNDTAVLVPSVPERPVVRGGYVTAQQVYNFLNAEAGEPALHNPDYILILDCRSTERYKQSHMVTARVSLTVLHPELGCLITRSQLQEYSIILLYGEEGDRADEGFTPALQRIPVAYHGGSRESAGDTPTLQRCFFQLSSLGMDPVVLQGGYAAFSRLYPFLCTPTMILLESERLALTIYPSEILEGALYQGSARQASDYRIIKNLHITHVLNATAECPDAFPSTLRYLHLRLNDDTHQDVAESFPAATRFITQALRAEGGRVLVHCSLGRSRSSALTLAFLMEHRQWTLRHAYQWLKERRACAAPNDGFLRQLLTYEERLFGKKLTDLQDIRV; encoded by the exons ATGGGGATAGGATCTTCCAG AGCTGGGAGGTGTCGGACTGTGCCCCTGAATGTATCCCGACACGCCTGGGAACCCCAACACGGCATCCCCTACAGACTCTCCAACGGCACCAACAAGGGCTCGGACTACCAGAGTGGGACGAAGCCTGTGGTCTCCATAGTAACACCGCTCTCACAAG GGAGTGCTGTGCAGAACGACACTGCCGTGCTGGTCCCCTCAGTGCCCGAGAGGCCGGTGGTCCGGGGGGGCTACGTCACAGCCCAGCAGGTCTACAACTTCCTGAACGCTGAGGCTGGAGAGCCAGCCCTGCACAACCCAGACTACATCCTGATTCTGGACTGCCGCAGCACTGAGCG GTACAAGCAGTCGCACATGGTGACAGCGCGAGTGAGCCTGACAGTGCTGCATCCGGAGCTGGGCTGCCTGATCACCAGGAGCCAGCTGCAGGAGTACTCCATCATCCTGCTGTACGGGGAGGAGGGGGACAGAGCAGATGAGGGCTTCACCCCAGCCTTACAGAGGATCCCTGTGGCGTACCATG gtggCAGCAGAGAGTCTGCGGGGGACACACCCACTCTGCAGCGCTGTTTCTTCCAGCTCAGCTCTCTGGGGATGGACCCTGTGGTCCTCCAGGGGGGTTACGCAGCGTTCTCCCGCCTCTACCCTTTCCTGTGCACCCCCACGATGATCCTGCTAGAGTCCGAGCGCCTGGCCCTCACCATCTACCCCTCGGAGATCCTGGAGGGGGCGCTGTACCAGGGCTCGGCCAGGCAGGCGTCGGACTACCGCATCATCAAGAACCTGCACATCACCCACGTGCTGAACGCCACGGCTGAGTGCCCCGACGCCTTCCCCAGCACGCTGCGCTACCTCCACCTGCGGCTGAACGACGACACACACCAGGACGTGGCCGAGAGCTTCCCTGCTGCCACACGCTTCATCACCCAGGCACTGCGGGCCGAGGGGGGACGGGTCCTGGTGCACTGTAGCCTGGGGCGCAGCCGCAGCTCCGCCCTCACCCTGGCCTTCCTCATGGAGCACCGCCAGTGGACCCTGCGGCATGCCTACCAGTGGCTGAAGGAGCGCCGGGCCTGTGCTGCCCCCAACGACGGCTTCCTGAGGCAGCTCCTCACCTATGAGGAGAGGCTCTTTGGGAAGAAGCTCACCGACCTACAGGACATTCGGGTCTAG